In one window of Myotis daubentonii chromosome 13, mMyoDau2.1, whole genome shotgun sequence DNA:
- the AIFM2 gene encoding ferroptosis suppressor protein 1 isoform X1, translating to MGSQVSMEARGVHVVIVGGGFGGITAAGQLQALNISFTLVDMKDSFHHNVAALRASVESGFAKKTFISYSKSFKNSFRQGVVVEIDLKNQTVLLEDGEALPFSHLILATGSTGFFPGKLNQVFSQQEAIQAYENMVKQVQCSQSIVVVGGGSAGVEMAAEIKTEYPEKEVTLIHSQMALADKELLPCVRQEAKEILLQKGVQLLLSERVSNMADLPFNEYRECISVQTDKGTEVATNLVIVCNGIKINSFAYHRAFDSGLASNGALKVNEYLQVEGYNHIYAIGDCADVKEPKMAYHAGLHANIAVANIVNSMKQRPFKAYKPGALTFLLAMGRNDGVGQISGFYVGRFMVRLAKSRDLFVSTSWKTMRQSPP from the exons ATGGGGTCCCAGGTCTCCATGGAAGCGAGAGGTGTGCATGTGGTGATCGTCGGCGGGGGCTTTGGCGGGATCACGGCCGCCGGCCAGTTGCAGGCGCTGAACATCTCCTTCACGCTGGTGGACATGAAGGACTCCTTCCACCACAATGTGGCCGCCCTGCGGGCCTCCGTGGAGAGCG GGTTTGCCAAAAAGACATTCATCTCCTACTCGAAGAGCTTCAAGAATAGCTTCCGGCAGGGCGTGGTGGTTGAGATCGATCTGAAGAATCAGACGGTGCTGCTGGAGGATGGCGAG GCACTGCCCTTCTCGCATCTTATCCTGGCCACGGGCAGCACTGGGTTCTTCCCCGGCAAGCTGAACCAGGTTTTCAGCCAGCAGGAGGCCATTCAGGCCTACGAGAacatggtgaagcag GTCCAGTGCTCACAGTCCAtcgtggtggtgggtggaggctCTGCTGGAGTGGAGATGGCAGCGGAGATTAAAACCGAGTACCCCGAGAAAGAG GTCACTCTTATTCACTCCCAAATGGCCCTGGCTGACAAGGAGCTCCTGCCCTGTGTCCGGCAGGAGGCGAAGGAGATCCTGCTCCAGAAAGGCGTGCAGCTGCTGCTGA GTGAGCGGGTGAGCAACATGGCGGATTTGCCTTTCAATGAGTATCGCGAGTGCATCAGTGTACAGACGGACAAAGGCACTGAGGTGGCCACCAACCTGGTGATTGTCTGCAACGGTATCAAGATCAACAGCTTTGCCTACCACCGTGCATTTG ATAGTGGACTGGCCAGCAATGGTGCCCTGAAGGTGAACGAGTACCTCCAGGTGGAGGGCTACAACCACATCTACGCCATCGGCGACTGTGCCGACGTGAAGGAGCCCAAGATGGCCTATCATGCTGGCCTCCACGCCAACATCGCCGTGGCCAATATCGTCAACTCCATGAAACAGAGGCCCTTCAAGGCCTATAAACCAG GTGCGCTGACGTTCCTCCTGGCCATGGGGAGAAATGACGGTGTGGGCCAGATCAGCGGCTTCTACGTGGGGCGCTTCATGGTTCGGCTGGCCAAGAGCCGGGACCTGTTCGTCTCCACGAGCTGGAAGACCATGCGGCAGTCTCCAccctga
- the AIFM2 gene encoding ferroptosis suppressor protein 1 isoform X2 translates to MGSQVSMEARGVHVVIVGGGFGGITAAGQLQALNISFTLVDMKDSFHHNVAALRASVESGFAKKTFISYSKSFKNSFRQGVVVEIDLKNQTVLLEDGEALPFSHLILATGSTGFFPGKLNQVFSQQEAIQAYENMVKQVTLIHSQMALADKELLPCVRQEAKEILLQKGVQLLLSERVSNMADLPFNEYRECISVQTDKGTEVATNLVIVCNGIKINSFAYHRAFDSGLASNGALKVNEYLQVEGYNHIYAIGDCADVKEPKMAYHAGLHANIAVANIVNSMKQRPFKAYKPGALTFLLAMGRNDGVGQISGFYVGRFMVRLAKSRDLFVSTSWKTMRQSPP, encoded by the exons ATGGGGTCCCAGGTCTCCATGGAAGCGAGAGGTGTGCATGTGGTGATCGTCGGCGGGGGCTTTGGCGGGATCACGGCCGCCGGCCAGTTGCAGGCGCTGAACATCTCCTTCACGCTGGTGGACATGAAGGACTCCTTCCACCACAATGTGGCCGCCCTGCGGGCCTCCGTGGAGAGCG GGTTTGCCAAAAAGACATTCATCTCCTACTCGAAGAGCTTCAAGAATAGCTTCCGGCAGGGCGTGGTGGTTGAGATCGATCTGAAGAATCAGACGGTGCTGCTGGAGGATGGCGAG GCACTGCCCTTCTCGCATCTTATCCTGGCCACGGGCAGCACTGGGTTCTTCCCCGGCAAGCTGAACCAGGTTTTCAGCCAGCAGGAGGCCATTCAGGCCTACGAGAacatggtgaagcag GTCACTCTTATTCACTCCCAAATGGCCCTGGCTGACAAGGAGCTCCTGCCCTGTGTCCGGCAGGAGGCGAAGGAGATCCTGCTCCAGAAAGGCGTGCAGCTGCTGCTGA GTGAGCGGGTGAGCAACATGGCGGATTTGCCTTTCAATGAGTATCGCGAGTGCATCAGTGTACAGACGGACAAAGGCACTGAGGTGGCCACCAACCTGGTGATTGTCTGCAACGGTATCAAGATCAACAGCTTTGCCTACCACCGTGCATTTG ATAGTGGACTGGCCAGCAATGGTGCCCTGAAGGTGAACGAGTACCTCCAGGTGGAGGGCTACAACCACATCTACGCCATCGGCGACTGTGCCGACGTGAAGGAGCCCAAGATGGCCTATCATGCTGGCCTCCACGCCAACATCGCCGTGGCCAATATCGTCAACTCCATGAAACAGAGGCCCTTCAAGGCCTATAAACCAG GTGCGCTGACGTTCCTCCTGGCCATGGGGAGAAATGACGGTGTGGGCCAGATCAGCGGCTTCTACGTGGGGCGCTTCATGGTTCGGCTGGCCAAGAGCCGGGACCTGTTCGTCTCCACGAGCTGGAAGACCATGCGGCAGTCTCCAccctga
- the LOC132214877 gene encoding core histone macro-H2A.2 — MSGRSGKKKMSKLSRSARAGVIFPVGRLMRYLKKGTFKYRISVGAPVYMAAVIEYLAAEILELAGNAARDNKKARIAPRHILLAVANDEELNQLLKGVTIASGGVLPRIHPELLAKKRGTKGKSETILSPPPEKRGRKATSGKKGGKKSKAAKPRTSKKSKPKDSDKEGTSNSTSEDGPGDGFTILSSKSLVLGQKLSLTQSDISHIGSMRVEGIVHPTTAEIDLKEDIGKALEKAGGKEFLETVKELRKSQGPLEVAEAAVSQSSGLAAKFVIHCHIPQWGSDKCEEQLEETIKNCLSAAEDKKLKSVAFPPFPSGRNCFPKQTAAQVTLKAISAHFDDSSASSLKNVYFLLFDSESIGIYVQEMAKLDTK; from the exons atgTCGGGCCGGAGCGGGAAGAAGAAAATGTCCAAGCTGTCCCGGTCAGCCAGGGCCGGGGTCATCTTCCCGGTGGGGAGGCTGATGCGTTACCTGAAGAAAGGGACGTTCAAGTACCGGATCAGCGTGGGTGCTCCCGTGTACATGGCGGCAGTCATCGAGTACCTGGCAG CGGAGATTCTAGAATTGGCTGGCAATGCCGCGAGGGACAACAAAAAGGCCCGGATAGCCCCGAGACACATCCTGCTGGCCGTGGCCAACGATGAGGAGCTCAATCAG CTGCTGAAAGGAGTGACCATTGCCAGCGGAGGCGTCCTGCCCAGAATCCATCCCGAACTGCTGGCCAAAAAGCGAGGGACCAAAGGCAAGTCGGAAactatcctctcccctcccccggagaaaagaggaaggaaggccacGTCGGGCAAGAAGGGGGGCAAGAAATCCAAGGCTGCCAAACCACGGACGTCCAAAAAG TCCAAACCAAAAGACAGTGATAAAGAAGGGACTTCGAATTCCACCTCTGAAGACGGGCCAGGAGATGGATTCACCATCTTGTCTTCTAAGAGCCTCGTTCTAGGGCAGAAG CTGTCCCTGACCCAGAGTGACATCAGCCACATTGGCTCCATGAGAGTGGAGGGCATTGTCCACCCAACCACGGCCGAAATTGACCTCAAGGAAGACATAG GGAAGGCCTTGGAGAAGGCGGGGGGCAAAGAGTTCCTGGAGACGGTGAAGGAGCTGCGCAAGTCCCAGGGCCCCTTGGAAGTGGCCGAAG CTGCCGTCAGCCAATCCAGCGGACTCGCGGCCAAGTTTGTCATCCACTGTCACATCCCTCAGTGGGGCTCGGACAAGTGTGAAGAGCAGCTTGAAGAGACGATCAAGAACTGCCTGTCGGCAGCCGAGGACAAGAAGCTAAAGTCTGTGGccttcccacccttccccagtGGCAG AAACTGCTTCCCCAAACAGACGGCTGCTCAGGTGACCCTCAAAGCCATCTCGGCCCACTTCGACGACTCGAGCGCGTCCTCGCTGAAGAACGTCTACTTCCTGCTCTTCGACAGCGAGAGCATCGGCATCTACGTGCAGGAGATGGCCAAGCTCGACACCAAGTAG